From Virgibacillus natechei, the proteins below share one genomic window:
- a CDS encoding LLM class flavin-dependent oxidoreductase: MKYGFWLPIFGGWLRNVENESMPPTYDYAKEVIQSAEKWGYDTTLIAELYLNDIKGTDQDSIEAWSTAAALAAVTEKIEIMAAVRPVFHNPAVTAKMAANIDHISKGRFTLNVVSGWWAEEAKQYGGNFTEHDERYERTTEFLEILKGLWTEETFSYDGKFYKIENTQLSPKPVQRPNPVLYAGGESEKGKQVISSLCDAYILHGHTVEEAEAKIVDMKGRREAAGPEPLQSIGMAAYVICRDTEEEAHAELNRITTVKDMSGYAGFEDFTSKSELEQQIQLQDYSVSNRGLRPNLVGTPEQIAKQVLEFEKVGVDLLLLQCSPQLEELERFSKQVMPKVEELRATLTNI; encoded by the coding sequence ATGAAGTATGGATTTTGGTTACCTATTTTTGGTGGATGGCTACGAAATGTTGAAAATGAAAGCATGCCACCAACATACGATTATGCAAAGGAAGTAATACAATCCGCTGAAAAATGGGGATATGACACCACATTAATTGCTGAATTGTACTTAAATGATATAAAAGGAACAGATCAGGATTCTATCGAAGCTTGGTCAACTGCAGCAGCTTTAGCAGCAGTAACGGAAAAAATTGAAATTATGGCAGCCGTGCGTCCAGTGTTTCATAATCCCGCTGTGACAGCAAAGATGGCAGCCAATATTGATCATATTAGTAAAGGGAGATTTACTTTAAATGTTGTTTCAGGCTGGTGGGCTGAGGAAGCGAAACAATACGGCGGTAATTTTACAGAACATGATGAGCGATATGAGCGGACAACCGAATTTCTTGAGATATTAAAGGGCTTATGGACAGAAGAGACATTTTCATATGATGGCAAGTTTTACAAAATAGAAAACACGCAGCTTTCACCAAAACCTGTTCAACGTCCGAATCCTGTTTTATATGCTGGTGGTGAAAGTGAAAAGGGGAAACAGGTTATTTCTTCCCTTTGCGATGCCTATATCTTGCATGGGCACACCGTAGAAGAAGCTGAGGCGAAAATTGTTGATATGAAAGGAAGAAGAGAGGCAGCTGGACCTGAACCTTTACAATCTATTGGCATGGCAGCCTACGTGATTTGCCGTGATACAGAGGAAGAGGCACATGCTGAATTAAACCGTATTACGACTGTGAAAGATATGAGTGGTTATGCTGGGTTTGAAGATTTTACCTCAAAGTCAGAGCTGGAGCAACAGATTCAGCTGCAAGATTATTCTGTATCGAACCGGGGCTTGCGTCCAAATCTTGTGGGGACACCAGAGCAAATTGCAAAACAGGTTTTGGAGTTTGAAAAGGTTGGTGTTGATTTACTATTATTACAATGTTCTCCACAGCTGGAAGAATTGGAACGTTTTTCAAAACAGGTTATGCCAAAAGTTGAGGAATTACGAGCGACGTTAACAAACATATAA
- a CDS encoding ATP-grasp domain-containing protein, with amino-acid sequence MSKIYVLHENNEWTDHLTDRLEELGLPYEDWLLDNGKVDLTSLPPNGVFYNRMSASSHTRGNRFAPELTSAVLSWLEQNGRTVINGNRALQLELSKVLQYLELEKFGIKTPRTVAAVGKDELLKAAESFEGTKFITKHNRAGKGLGVKLFHSVEALKQYVEGDEFEEPVDGVTLIQEYIESPESFITRCEFVGGKFLYAVRVDTSEGFELCPADACSIEDQFPAGEEESETAKFQVREGFDHPVLEKYEQVLAANDIKIAGIEFIQDKNGEIYTYDINTNTNYNSDAEAKSGKFGMLEVAKHLGEELEKVSGAVLS; translated from the coding sequence GTGAGTAAAATATATGTACTACATGAAAATAACGAGTGGACAGATCATTTAACCGATAGATTAGAAGAGTTAGGTCTTCCATATGAAGATTGGTTATTGGATAATGGCAAAGTTGATCTGACTTCTTTGCCACCGAATGGTGTTTTTTATAACCGGATGAGCGCCTCATCTCACACGCGTGGAAACCGTTTTGCGCCAGAATTAACAAGTGCTGTTCTATCATGGCTGGAACAAAATGGCAGGACAGTGATTAATGGAAACCGCGCACTTCAGCTAGAGTTAAGTAAGGTACTGCAGTATTTGGAACTTGAAAAGTTTGGCATAAAAACACCTAGAACAGTTGCCGCAGTTGGAAAAGATGAATTGCTAAAAGCGGCAGAGTCATTTGAAGGAACGAAATTTATTACGAAGCATAACCGTGCAGGAAAAGGTCTTGGTGTTAAACTTTTTCATTCAGTCGAAGCATTAAAACAATATGTGGAAGGGGATGAATTTGAGGAGCCAGTTGATGGCGTTACGTTAATTCAGGAATATATAGAATCACCTGAGTCTTTCATTACACGTTGTGAATTTGTTGGAGGTAAATTCCTTTATGCAGTTCGCGTTGATACGTCAGAAGGGTTTGAATTATGCCCGGCAGATGCATGCTCAATTGAAGATCAATTTCCTGCAGGAGAAGAGGAATCAGAAACAGCCAAATTTCAAGTAAGGGAAGGTTTCGATCATCCTGTACTGGAAAAATATGAGCAAGTACTTGCAGCAAATGATATTAAAATTGCTGGAATTGAGTTTATTCAGGATAAAAATGGAGAAATTTATACGTATGATATTAACACGAATACCAATTATAATAGCGATGCCGAAGCGAAGAGCGGGAAATTCGGTATGTTGGAAGTAGCGAAGCATTTGGGAGAAGAGCTTGAAAAAGTTAGCGGGGCAGTTCTTTCATAA
- a CDS encoding FAD-binding oxidoreductase, whose translation MDTEVKALINELEKFLRDEQLTMNETVLEEHSTDESYHTPSSPNVVVFPENAAEVSEVVKLADKHQIPVVPYGLGTSLEGHVIPYDHGITIDFSVMNNILEIREKDFLVRVQPGVTRSQLNKELKKYGLFFPVDPGADATLGGMAATNASGTMSVRYGIMRDQVRNLEIVLADGKTIHTGNLAEKSSSGYHLSGIFVGSEGTLGCFTELTLKVYGIPEHQMAARASFNTVDDAVEAVTAILQAGVPIARMELLDEPSMVQANLYSETDYKEVPTLFMEFHGNEAGLAQDVSFAEDILKDFDCLEVAFETETAARNKLWEARHHVLYAYTHGYPGRKLMITDVCLPISELAGAIQNAQEAIRTFNLQGGIVGHVGDGNYHIFLMIDLDNVEEVQKAEQLNEQIVEYALDRGGTCTGEHGVGIGKQKYQEKEHGEALHVMEKIKQALDPRGLLNPNKIVKGRVSAGRE comes from the coding sequence ATGGATACAGAAGTGAAGGCTTTAATAAATGAATTAGAAAAGTTTTTACGGGATGAACAGCTTACTATGAACGAGACTGTTCTAGAGGAACATAGCACGGACGAATCCTATCACACGCCCAGTTCACCGAATGTTGTAGTATTTCCAGAAAACGCTGCTGAGGTGAGCGAAGTCGTAAAGCTCGCAGATAAACACCAGATCCCAGTTGTGCCTTATGGCCTAGGAACAAGTTTAGAAGGACATGTCATTCCCTACGATCATGGCATAACGATTGATTTTTCCGTAATGAACAACATACTGGAGATAAGGGAAAAAGATTTTCTTGTCAGAGTACAACCCGGTGTAACGCGTTCCCAGTTGAATAAAGAGCTGAAAAAATATGGATTATTTTTCCCAGTGGATCCAGGGGCAGATGCAACGCTTGGTGGAATGGCTGCGACGAATGCCAGTGGAACGATGTCTGTCCGATATGGTATCATGCGTGACCAGGTTCGCAATTTGGAAATAGTACTTGCAGATGGGAAAACGATACATACAGGAAATTTAGCGGAAAAGTCATCATCAGGTTATCATTTGAGTGGCATTTTTGTAGGGTCTGAAGGTACGCTAGGCTGTTTTACCGAGTTGACCCTAAAGGTATACGGCATACCAGAGCACCAGATGGCAGCAAGAGCATCTTTTAACACGGTGGATGATGCAGTTGAAGCTGTCACAGCAATATTACAGGCTGGCGTGCCCATAGCCAGAATGGAGCTTTTAGATGAGCCATCCATGGTACAAGCGAATCTATATAGTGAAACGGACTACAAAGAAGTACCTACATTATTTATGGAGTTTCACGGAAATGAGGCTGGACTTGCGCAGGATGTTTCGTTTGCCGAAGATATTCTCAAGGATTTTGACTGTCTAGAAGTAGCATTTGAGACGGAAACTGCAGCACGGAATAAGCTCTGGGAAGCAAGGCATCATGTGCTCTACGCTTATACCCATGGCTATCCGGGAAGGAAATTAATGATAACAGATGTTTGTCTCCCCATTTCTGAATTAGCAGGAGCCATTCAAAATGCGCAAGAAGCCATAAGAACCTTTAACCTGCAAGGCGGGATAGTCGGTCATGTGGGGGATGGAAACTACCATATATTCTTAATGATCGATCTCGACAACGTGGAAGAAGTACAGAAGGCAGAACAACTAAATGAACAAATCGTCGAATACGCGCTTGACCGAGGAGGTACATGCACCGGCGAACATGGCGTCGGAATAGGAAAACAAAAATACCAGGAAAAAGAGCATGGAGAGGCACTTCATGTTATGGAAAAAATTAAGCAAGCACTTGATCCACGTGGTCTACTTAATCCGAATAAGATTGTGAAAGGCAGAGTTTCCGCGGGAAGAGAATAA
- a CDS encoding S8 family peptidase, with amino-acid sequence MSNRKRVWFEEAGRKLDPGLVKHLRGKRKEDPYETTTNSIPIPVIVYFAKDTDKDTKDDLLTTCQKDNISKLDKDLRFHETICGQLTPQMIKQIKDHGAVDRIYYDREVTSFLDIASRQIGSVDIQEQHDLTGNGVTIAVIDTGIHPHADLTNPTNRITAFKDFINDQEDPYDDNGHGTHCAGDAAGNAYQSEGLYIGPAPEASVIGVKALDQDGGGRLSTIIEGIVWCIEHKEEYNIRIISLSLGAQAHESYRDDPLAMATQDAWHEGIVVCAAAGNSGPEPETISTPAINPFIITVGSTDDQDTASRTDDHIADYSSRGPTIDSLIKPDIYSPGTDIISLLAPGSALEQQVPEQIVEETYLQLSGTSMATPICAGVIAQMLEANPNLSPNDVKSILQTTAQPKLDDLWGYIEARTAVEMAINYSTNQQRVAD; translated from the coding sequence ATGAGTAACCGAAAAAGAGTATGGTTTGAAGAGGCTGGCCGCAAACTAGATCCAGGATTAGTAAAGCATCTACGTGGCAAAAGAAAAGAAGATCCCTATGAAACAACTACGAACAGCATCCCAATACCAGTCATTGTTTACTTTGCCAAGGACACAGATAAGGATACAAAAGACGACTTATTGACCACCTGCCAAAAAGACAATATTAGCAAATTAGATAAAGACTTGAGATTTCATGAAACTATTTGCGGACAATTAACTCCTCAGATGATTAAACAAATTAAAGACCACGGGGCAGTTGATCGTATTTATTATGATCGTGAAGTTACAAGCTTTCTTGATATTGCAAGCAGACAAATTGGTTCGGTTGATATACAAGAGCAGCATGACTTAACCGGAAATGGGGTAACAATTGCTGTCATTGATACCGGAATTCACCCCCATGCTGACTTAACAAATCCAACGAACAGAATTACCGCTTTCAAAGATTTTATTAACGATCAGGAAGATCCCTATGATGATAACGGACATGGGACGCATTGTGCCGGTGACGCAGCAGGGAACGCGTATCAATCAGAAGGTTTATATATCGGTCCTGCCCCTGAAGCTTCTGTAATTGGTGTGAAGGCATTGGATCAAGATGGTGGCGGAAGATTATCAACCATCATAGAAGGAATTGTATGGTGCATCGAGCACAAAGAAGAATACAACATTCGAATTATTTCTCTATCTCTCGGAGCTCAAGCACACGAGTCTTATAGAGATGATCCGCTAGCAATGGCCACACAGGATGCATGGCATGAGGGCATCGTTGTTTGCGCTGCCGCCGGAAACAGTGGACCAGAACCAGAGACCATCAGCACACCAGCCATCAATCCGTTTATTATTACTGTCGGATCTACAGACGATCAAGATACTGCATCAAGAACGGATGACCACATCGCAGATTATTCAAGCCGCGGACCGACTATTGACTCCCTAATCAAACCAGATATTTATTCGCCAGGAACTGATATTATCTCGCTATTGGCACCAGGGTCTGCTCTCGAACAACAAGTACCAGAACAGATCGTCGAAGAGACTTATTTACAATTATCTGGTACGTCGATGGCAACCCCTATATGCGCGGGCGTAATTGCACAAATGCTAGAAGCTAATCCAAATCTCAGTCCCAATGATGTAAAAAGCATTCTTCAGACAACTGCCCAACCAAAGCTTGACGATCTATGGGGCTATATAGAAGCACGAACTGCGGTAGAAATGGCTATAAATTATTCTACAAATCAACAACGTGTAGCTGATTAA